One genomic window of Vulpes vulpes isolate BD-2025 chromosome 11, VulVul3, whole genome shotgun sequence includes the following:
- the LOC112910886 gene encoding olfactory receptor 10A2-like isoform X2: MAGGNWTKVEEFILISFSSLPTEIQSLLFLTFLIIYLATLMGNTLIILVTLADPMLHSPMYFFLRNLSFMEIGFNLVIVPKMLGTLLAWDRTISFLGCATQMYFSFFFGVDECFLLATMAYDRCVAICSPLHYPVIMNQRTRAKLAVASWFPGFPVATVQTTWLFSFPFCGTNKVNHFFCDSPPVLRLVCADTALFEIYAIVGTILVVMTPCLLILCSYTHIAAAILKIPSAKGKHKAFSTCSSHLLVVCLFYVSLSLTYFRPKSNNSPESKKLLSLSYTVVTPMLNPIIYSLRNNEVKNALGRTFRKKLILNNF, translated from the coding sequence ATGGCTGGAGGAAACTGGACAAAAGTTGAGGAGTTTATCCTCATAAGCTTTTCTTCTCTACCTACTGAAATACAGTCCTTGCTCTTCCTGACATTCTTAATCATCTACCTGGCCACCCTGATGGGAAACACCCTCATCATTCTTGTTACTTTGGCTGATCCCATGCTGCACAgtcccatgtacttcttcctcaggAACTTGTCCTTCATGGAGATTGGCTTCAACCTAGTCATTGTGCCCAAGATGCTGGGGACTCTGCTTGCCTGGGACAGAACCATCTCCTTTCTTGGCTGTGCCACGCAGAtgtatttctccttcttctttggaGTTGATGAATGCTTCCTCCTGGCCACCATGGCATATGACCGCTGTGTAGCCATCTGTAGTCCCTTGCACTATCCAGTCATCATGAACCAAAGGACACGTGCCAAATTGGCTGTCGCTTCTTGGTTTCCAGGCTTTCCTGTTGCTACCGTGCAGACCACGTGGCTCTTCAGTTTTCCATTCTGTGGCACCAACAAGGTGaaccacttcttctgtgacaGTCCACCTGTGCTGAGGCTGGTCTGTGCAGACACAGCACTGTTTGAAATCTATGCAATTGTTGGAACTATTCTGGTCGTCATGACACCCTGCTTGCTGATCCTGTGCTCCTATACTCACATTGCTGCTGCCATCCTCAAAATTCCATCAGCTAAAGGGAAGCATAAAGCCTTCTCTACGTGTTCCTCTCACCTCCTTGTTGTGTGCCTGTTCTATGTATCTTTAAGCCTCACCTACTTCCGGCCTAAATCCAATAATTCTCCTGAAAGCAAAAAGCTGCTGTCATTGTCCTACACTGTTGTGACTCCCATGTTGAACCCCATCATTTATAGCCTGAGAAATAATGAAGTGAAGAATGCCCTTGGCCGGACCTTCCGTAAG
- the LOC112910886 gene encoding olfactory receptor 10A2-like isoform X1 has translation MAGGNWTKVEEFILISFSSLPTEIQSLLFLTFLIIYLATLMGNTLIILVTLADPMLHSPMYFFLRNLSFMEIGFNLVIVPKMLGTLLAWDRTISFLGCATQMYFSFFFGVDECFLLATMAYDRCVAICSPLHYPVIMNQRTRAKLAVASWFPGFPVATVQTTWLFSFPFCGTNKVNHFFCDSPPVLRLVCADTALFEIYAIVGTILVVMTPCLLILCSYTHIAAAILKIPSAKGKHKAFSTCSSHLLVVCLFYVSLSLTYFRPKSNNSPESKKLLSLSYTVVTPMLNPIIYSLRNNEVKNALGRTFRKALGLRNCIP, from the coding sequence ATGGCTGGAGGAAACTGGACAAAAGTTGAGGAGTTTATCCTCATAAGCTTTTCTTCTCTACCTACTGAAATACAGTCCTTGCTCTTCCTGACATTCTTAATCATCTACCTGGCCACCCTGATGGGAAACACCCTCATCATTCTTGTTACTTTGGCTGATCCCATGCTGCACAgtcccatgtacttcttcctcaggAACTTGTCCTTCATGGAGATTGGCTTCAACCTAGTCATTGTGCCCAAGATGCTGGGGACTCTGCTTGCCTGGGACAGAACCATCTCCTTTCTTGGCTGTGCCACGCAGAtgtatttctccttcttctttggaGTTGATGAATGCTTCCTCCTGGCCACCATGGCATATGACCGCTGTGTAGCCATCTGTAGTCCCTTGCACTATCCAGTCATCATGAACCAAAGGACACGTGCCAAATTGGCTGTCGCTTCTTGGTTTCCAGGCTTTCCTGTTGCTACCGTGCAGACCACGTGGCTCTTCAGTTTTCCATTCTGTGGCACCAACAAGGTGaaccacttcttctgtgacaGTCCACCTGTGCTGAGGCTGGTCTGTGCAGACACAGCACTGTTTGAAATCTATGCAATTGTTGGAACTATTCTGGTCGTCATGACACCCTGCTTGCTGATCCTGTGCTCCTATACTCACATTGCTGCTGCCATCCTCAAAATTCCATCAGCTAAAGGGAAGCATAAAGCCTTCTCTACGTGTTCCTCTCACCTCCTTGTTGTGTGCCTGTTCTATGTATCTTTAAGCCTCACCTACTTCCGGCCTAAATCCAATAATTCTCCTGAAAGCAAAAAGCTGCTGTCATTGTCCTACACTGTTGTGACTCCCATGTTGAACCCCATCATTTATAGCCTGAGAAATAATGAAGTGAAGAATGCCCTTGGCCGGACCTTCCGTAAGGCTTTAGGCCTTAGAAACTGCATCCCATAG